A single region of the Microbulbifer sp. MKSA007 genome encodes:
- a CDS encoding phytanoyl-CoA dioxygenase family protein, protein MANKGSTLSEMLKGIGTLEDSADFTISWFQRLHIYLAIIGFVIYRLLITPWKVRKKRKFFSDLDALKNLPLRLPQPDEINEEGESNFLKQGELDFFKKNGFLVPFSVVSEGEAVKLKGLALDEYDKSFHGISFLGDKVRDIGIRHGDWPIEDAGAYQALSPPSFRELLRKPKISHRLASLLGNEVICWRSQFFHKMPGTGPTVWHQNATFRETGKYAKLQPALDADPAIVQLNAWVALTDAARENGCLLLLPGSFSDARISYLYEYMQTNRFFYLSQLPLSLPHLYFMAKIGFYGSIFAKSALVFFTAVEILGEDFFENFEVLDVEMKAGECLIFSALNMHASYPNITKIDCRFSFLGRCTTTHVKVSPSGKDRFPSAEGMVEFELPEVSSFQIYGGDSYGYNKVMRN, encoded by the coding sequence ATGGCAAATAAGGGAAGTACTCTATCTGAGATGTTGAAAGGGATAGGTACTTTGGAGGATAGTGCCGATTTCACTATTTCTTGGTTTCAGAGGTTACATATATATTTGGCAATCATAGGTTTTGTTATCTATCGCCTCTTGATTACCCCATGGAAAGTGCGGAAGAAAAGGAAATTCTTTTCAGATCTGGATGCCCTGAAGAACTTGCCTCTTAGACTCCCACAGCCTGATGAAATAAATGAGGAGGGGGAGAGCAACTTCCTTAAACAGGGTGAATTGGATTTCTTCAAAAAAAATGGCTTTTTGGTCCCATTTTCTGTTGTTTCAGAGGGTGAGGCTGTCAAGCTGAAGGGGCTTGCCCTTGATGAATATGATAAAAGTTTCCATGGAATTAGTTTTCTCGGGGATAAGGTTCGTGATATCGGAATTAGGCATGGGGACTGGCCGATAGAAGATGCTGGAGCCTATCAGGCACTAAGTCCCCCTTCATTTCGAGAGCTTCTAAGAAAGCCTAAAATATCGCACCGTTTAGCTAGTCTACTTGGCAACGAAGTTATTTGTTGGCGAAGTCAATTTTTCCATAAGATGCCGGGAACTGGCCCCACTGTCTGGCATCAAAATGCAACTTTCCGTGAGACAGGTAAATATGCCAAGCTTCAACCAGCGTTAGATGCAGACCCAGCGATAGTTCAGCTGAATGCGTGGGTGGCTCTAACTGATGCTGCTCGTGAAAATGGCTGCTTACTTTTACTTCCTGGATCGTTTTCGGATGCGAGAATTAGTTACCTATATGAATATATGCAAACCAATAGATTCTTCTATCTGTCGCAGCTTCCGCTTTCACTTCCTCATTTATACTTTATGGCAAAAATCGGCTTCTATGGCTCTATATTTGCAAAGAGTGCCTTGGTGTTTTTCACAGCTGTGGAGATTTTAGGGGAGGATTTTTTTGAAAATTTCGAGGTTCTTGATGTTGAAATGAAGGCGGGAGAATGTCTTATTTTTTCTGCCTTAAATATGCATGCATCTTACCCGAACATAACAAAAATTGACTGCCGGTTCTCCTTTCTTGGGAGGTGTACCACAACTCATGTAAAGGTTTCCCCTTCTGGTAAAGATAGATTTCCTAGTGCTGAAGGCATGGTTGAGTTTGAGTTGCCAGAGGTTAGTTCATTTCAGATATATGGTGGTGATTCGTATGGGTACAACAAAGTAATGCGAAACTAG
- a CDS encoding phytanoyl-CoA dioxygenase family protein has product METGKSTFSEMLKGFGSMGDAADFAISKVQAFQVLIMITVVLLYKLLILPWRGSKKKQMFDELDKLRNMTVTIPRKNVSRDGGKDDFLTEEQICYFEKNGYLPPFQLVSEDQAASLRKEAEDAFAEDFQGVSYVGSKVREIEKRHGQWVIESAGLYQALRMKSFRELLRNPKLSHKLASLLGDEVMCWRSQFFDKFPGASGTIWHQNATFRETGKYAKLQPTKDTDPAVIQLTAWVALSESTIENGCLRFLPGSFSDARMDFLYSFIQDNKLFYISLLPFSFRYFFDVFKVVLFGRIFTKSIFVFLTAAKLLGEDFFDKFKVKDMEMKPGECIVFSSLNMHASYPNTCSSNSRFSFVGRCTANHVRVAPGGKDVYSTAEGMVEYELPEVGSFQVYGKDSFGYNKILKD; this is encoded by the coding sequence ATGGAGACTGGAAAAAGTACTTTTTCGGAGATGCTGAAGGGATTTGGTTCTATGGGGGATGCTGCAGATTTTGCGATCTCCAAAGTGCAAGCCTTTCAAGTTCTAATAATGATCACTGTTGTTTTGCTTTATAAGCTATTAATCCTCCCATGGCGTGGTTCGAAAAAGAAGCAGATGTTTGATGAGCTGGATAAGCTTAGAAATATGACGGTGACTATTCCGAGAAAAAATGTCTCAAGGGATGGTGGTAAGGATGATTTCCTAACAGAAGAGCAAATTTGTTACTTTGAAAAAAATGGTTATTTGCCACCATTTCAGTTGGTTTCTGAAGATCAGGCAGCAAGTTTACGTAAAGAGGCTGAAGACGCATTTGCTGAAGACTTTCAAGGGGTAAGCTATGTTGGCAGTAAAGTAAGAGAGATAGAAAAGCGGCATGGACAATGGGTAATTGAAAGTGCTGGACTTTACCAGGCTCTTAGAATGAAGTCTTTTAGGGAGCTGTTGAGGAATCCAAAATTATCGCACAAGCTTGCCAGTCTATTGGGTGATGAGGTGATGTGTTGGCGATCACAGTTTTTCGATAAATTTCCTGGTGCTAGCGGCACTATATGGCACCAAAATGCGACTTTTAGGGAGACTGGTAAATATGCGAAACTGCAGCCTACAAAAGATACTGATCCCGCAGTGATACAGCTTACTGCTTGGGTCGCTCTATCAGAATCTACTATTGAAAATGGCTGTTTGAGATTTTTGCCGGGGTCGTTTAGTGATGCAAGAATGGATTTTCTATACAGCTTTATACAAGATAATAAGTTATTTTATATTTCTTTGCTTCCTTTTTCATTCCGATATTTTTTTGATGTTTTTAAGGTGGTTTTGTTTGGTCGGATTTTCACTAAGAGTATATTTGTCTTTCTTACGGCAGCGAAGCTCTTAGGAGAGGATTTCTTTGATAAGTTCAAAGTTAAAGATATGGAGATGAAGCCGGGTGAGTGCATTGTGTTTTCATCTCTAAATATGCATGCATCATATCCAAATACATGTAGTAGTAATTCTCGGTTTTCCTTTGTGGGAAGATGTACGGCAAATCATGTACGGGTCGCACCGGGAGGTAAGGATGTATACTCAACAGCGGAGGGAATGGTGGAGTATGAACTTCCAGAGGTAGGTAGCTTTCAAGTTTATGGTAAGGATTCTTTTGGCTACAACAAGATATTGAAAGATTAA